The segment aacttgttcattgagaatttgtgtcaaggtggagattgttagaattaagtgacccaaattcttatttaaataaaatacgatggaaaataaaataaaagtaaaatccatatagaactagacttcttttattttattttagaataaggtttttaaaccttattaaactccatctattttatattgattaggataaggggtttcaatcctactagaatatggctttgcaagcctataaatagacatagtctattcctcttgtatgtgtgtaaaaaatttttcgacatagtgaattttcttctcctctgcctgtggtttttttcccgaaagggtttccacgtaaaatttatgtgttctttatttttatttattttattctattttatttttcacaatgcAAATAAATAAAGAAGTGCAGTGTGTACTGTAAGTGTAACAGGTCGAGTTGTAATATAAATGTTACAATGAAACATAAAGTATTCCAGGGATCAAATCCAAGAGAGATCGAGTAACTAAATCAATTAGAACAAACACGCATGTATAGGAAACTCTACTAAGCTACTCAAGCAACATATTAGTGCAACAATCCAAAAATAAAGAGTTTTTAAAATTCCCTAAATGTAAAGGATTAAATATGCAATTATCCAATTAACAGTTTTAACAACTAAGCAACAATAGCGGTTGATCAATATCCATGCTCGTAGTGAATTTTAGGATTTAGAGAACTTAATTCCTAATTTTCCTATTTAATAAAACATCACCTTTCGGTCTCAATTTTAATTCAAATAAGaaatttaatcaaattaaccTCTTAGCCTTACTCAATTAAACCAAACTAACTAAATTACTATGTGATAAGGTCTCCTCTCGGTCTCACCTATCTAAATTGTCCTTTAAAGTTGTCAATTCtaagtttttcattttattcaatttagtttaaaatttatagTTTAGTCTTTAAACTTAACATTCCCAAGCtaacatttcaattaatcaatcacTCAAGAATTTTAGTGCAAACCCATTAGGCAATTGTAATAATAGTTCAATTTCATGCAATAATCAAAGAAGAAAAATgttgaaattgaaaagttaaGAAATGTTTAAGATTATCACTGAAATACTTGATTTGATGTAAAGAGTGCTTCAATCAATCGAACAATCGAAAGCCCAACTTCTAAAATAATTAATCAAACAACGAAAGAAACGAAATTGAAAACAAAGTGTTGAAAGATAAAAAACTTACAAAATAGTCTTAACAatatttttaaggaaaaaaacTACAGCAAAAATATCAAGTTTTTTTTAATCTAAAAAAATTGACCTAAGTTTCTAACCCCCTCTAACTCTCTTCAAAAGTAGTATTTATAATCTTAATAATATTAATCTAACATTTACATAATTATCCCTCATTATAAACTTAATTAGTGAAACATTAACCCCAAATGCCTTTAGATTACCTTTTACAATTGTGCTCCATTGGACTTGATGTCGTGCCATCCATAGGCTGATGTTACAGCTTCCTCAACAAGAAGGGCATTCGATCACTTGATGTTGCGACATTCAATGTTGAGGTCGAGACCTTACATGGTAAATGTAACCTACCAAACCCGACCTAAATATTATGGTTGAATCGAGAAGGCCACACTGGACACCTTAATGTCAAACTTACCCTAATaatagttaaaaacccttagGTACTTCTTTTTATAAAATCGTGGTTTCTATTGTTAGTTTTGGAAAACATCCATTTACTTAGTCCAACCATGCTTAGATCAAACTAGCGAATTAGGTGAGTTTTTGTAAAGCCTTACTGACGGCGTTgcctttgaaaaatcattttgtCATCTTCTTAGTAGTAGAAATGTACCATTACTagtcaaattattaatttagtcataTATCATGCATAGTCCTTTTAAACATATTATAAAAACCGTGTATCTATGCCAAATATGTGTGTCATGCATGCATGAAAAACCCCAAAATCTCGAATAGTCCCAAACCACAGTTTAAAGAAACTTTACaatccaaaaccaaataataataataataatattataacctaaaaatataattaagttaaaataatatgaCGAAGTAAAGTCTGAAGTCTGCCATACGTCCGCATGTCAATTCCAATCCTAAGTTCGATCATTATCTGAGAGGTTGAGATAatggggtgagcttaacaagcttagTGTGAGACTAAACGAGTATTAAGCATTCATACAGGCAATTTCATAGAGGTACCAATTGAACaatcaaacattaaaaataataattttcaaatgCATATGATCGTGAAAAATGCACATGTGAgatcctacccataccatccgctacacaccacgagttctcCATAACCCGTCTGCCAAACTCCAACATATGTGAGCAATgctcgatgtggtaaaaccaccaaTAATCAATAATGTAGTGAAACTGCCAAATATATAATGCGATATAATCGCCAATCCCCTCGGTACTCCAAATGCAGTGCACTGACTAAAAATATATGCAGACTTAATATGTCGCCAGTACTCCACGGAACTCCTCCGTCTACCACAAAATCCCATCCCAATGCACATGCAATATGTTATACAAATTTATTCACAATCACATTTCAATACTTTTTCACTTGTATTTGACATGCTCaacatgtcctcaataatcacatacttttagAGAAAGGAAACAATGTTCCAATTTTCAAATTACCATTAAGATGGTATCCATCAATATcattcaattcacatactttacaaATTTCATTATGCACCAATAGCAACCTCACGTATATATATCATAgtaaatatttcatgcatttaaatcatGCATAAAACTAATATCTCAACAGTTCATACCATTCCATCAAACATTCCCATACCACATAATATAACTATGCATAACAATCTCAATTACACATTTATATagtcaaactagcaattttgccaacacatcaatcttttaaggctcgaaacgTACCTGGTTCGGCCACTCGCAAAACTAATATTTTGGCTACTATGCCAAATTAATCAGCAAGCTAATTATCAAATATAACCTaacatttatcattatcaaacaaatttttcaagtttaggacccacaccttatttttcgctTTCTCGCAGCACCTTGGTGAATCTTCCAATTTTTAATAAACCTTTATATGATCCTAAACCAAAATTTAgtataaattaaatcaaattaccACTTAACTAACTCCCGATTACCCACTTATGGCTTCAAACCAATTGTCaaattaataactattttacGAATTCAACTAGTTCGATTCCTTACCTTGTATCGATACAAATCGTACATACGATCGTTCTTCGGCTTTACGGTTGATTCGAGGTGTTTGGATCAGCACCTTATTCCATAATATATTGGAAAATCAGTAGCTAATAactattcaattctttcatttaatcaatccatAACATTTACCCTATAACTATGCCAAAGCAACAATTAATTTTACACTTAACTGCACTTACCCTCCCCGATTTGTGAAATTCGAATGCCCAAATGATCAAGAATGTTTTTCCCTAATTGACATGGGTTTAATAGATGATTAGGAGGgttcaagaactcaaattaaGGCTGGAATTAATTGGGCAAGATTCAAGAAACAAAACAGCCCCCTATTCTACACATATGCGCACGCACCACCGCCCATGGTGGTCGAAATTGGgggtaaattttaaaatgatttgaaacctcattaaaatctagaaaaatacatttaaaaccatttaaaatctcataaattcCATATCTAgaaatttaggtttttaatggacaagattaattaagaaattggAGAGAGAAGAGGCCTTACACAAGCTAGTCGAGAAAAACGGCAATGGCACTTCTAAGCGATGTTTGGGATCGATCTTGGAGTTCAAAATTTTAGATTTAGGGCTAATTTAATTGAGgaaaaatttcagcaatataGAAAATGAGATGGTGCACAATCTTGATGcaaaaggaagaagaagatgatgataaaaGGGGAGGTGTAGGCAAAGACAACAATAGAGGAAAAAGGGGAAAAATAGAGATGAAGAGAGGGAGAAGGGGTTAGGGACAGCTAAGGTAGAAGAAATTGGATTAAAAGGCTGATTGTTTTGATAATAAAATTGTATTTATACCTAGGTTTACTAAACTTAGATGCCAACACATAAAAAAAACCAAgggaatttgcaaaaaaaaaaaattaatttactttgtaaaagttgagGCTTGAACCTGAGACCTCCAACTAACTTTTAAGCTTTAATATTTAATGACTAACCATTGGATCAATTCCCTATTTTTgatatatttctaaattttatggagctaaatttgggatgttacagttttaccccctaaagaaatttcgtcctcaaaattacCTGTTTCGAAGAGATGAGGATACTAAAGCAGAATCGAGTCCTtcggctcccaagtagcctcttcgaTGCCATGATTTCTCCACAGCACTtcaactaatggaattttctttcaTCTTAGCACTTTGGTCTCACGTTCTAATATTTGAACCAGTTCCTCTTCAAATGATAAAtccggtctaacctcaatctcctcaactggAACAATATGCGAGGGATCGGATTGATACTGTCTCAACATtgagacatgaaacacatcgtgaatacaATCTAACTAGGTGGCAACTCCAGTTGATAAGCCACAGAACCAACCTTTTAAGCACTCGATAAAGACCGATGGatctagggcttaacttgccctttcgaccaaatctcaaaactttctttCATGGAGAGACTTTAAGGAAAACGAAATCCCCCACATTGAACTCAAtgtccttgcgcttcaaatcggcatatgacttctgtctatcagaaccTGCCTTCAATCTTTCTTGAATTAATCGAATTTTGTCCTCAGTTTCTGTAACCAATTCTAGACCAATCAACTTCCTTTCGCCCACTTCAGTCCAACATAAAGGCGAGCGATATTTGCGACCATAaaaagcttcgtaaggtgccatttggatacttgactgaaaactgttattataggcaaattctGCCATCAGTAAATGCTCTTCCCAATTGCCTTAGAAGATGATTACACAactcctcaacatatcttccaatatcTGAATGACCTTTTCTGACTGACAATCGGATTGTGGATGGAAAGTCGTACTGAAATCTAATCTAGTACCCAAAGCCTcgtgcaactttttccaaaatcgagatatGAATTTAGGATCCCGATCTGAAATAATTGACACTGGCATACCATGCAAACTCACTATCTCAGAAACATAAAGCTTAGCTAACTTCTGGAAAGAGTAATCGGCATGAACAGGAACAAAATGGGcggacttagtcaatctatcgacCACAACCAAAactgaatctttcttagtaggcgttaagggcaacccactaacaaagtccattaTCACTCTCTCCCATTTCCGCTGTAGAATTCGAATCGGTTGGAGCAACCTTGATGgaaactgatgttcagctttaacctgctggcaagtcaaACTTTTGGATACAAATTCGATCACTTCAGGTGTAagacccggccaccaatacacTTCCCTTAAATCATGATACATCTTAGTACTATCAGGATGTATAGCATAAGGGCTGTTATGTGCTTCCTGAAGTATGGACCGTCTCAAATTCTGATCATTAGGTACACAATATCTCCCCTTAAAGCATAAAATTCCATCAGAATTAATCCCAAAGTCCTCAGCGAACCATCCTCGACCTGTTTAAACTGAGTTGTTAGAGTTTCATCCAAACTCTATTTATCCTTGATTTCCTGAACCCAcgtaggccttacttgcaattcagcaaAGATACCCCCATCATCAAAAAGACTTAAGTGAGCGAACATAGCCTTCAAATCAAACATTGCCTTTCTGCTCAAGGCATCAACTACAACATTGGCCTTTCTAGGGTGAGACTCAATCGTACAATCATAGTCCTTTCACAACTCAATCCACCTCCACTGCCTCAAATTAAGTTCCTTCTAGGTAAGtagatatttgagacttttgtgatcagtgtaaataatacacttctcaccatacaagtagtgtctccaaattttgaGAGCAAAAACAAcagctgccaactccaaatcatgagtcgggtaATTACATTCATGTGGCCTAAGTTATCTTGAGGTATATGCTATAACTTTACCATCTTACATTAGAACACAACCAAGCCCAACATGTAAAGCATCGCTATACACAACATATTCCTTACTAGATTCCGGTTGAATTAAGACGGGAGCCTTTGTCAACACAgactttaacttttcaaaactagCTTATTGTTCATCTTCCCACTTAAATGGAGCATTCTTCCTCAATAACTTAGTCAATGGGACTGCTATTAAGGAAAAACCTTTGAAAAACCTTCGATAATACCCAGCaagacccagaaaacttcgaatttctAAAACATTCTTTGGTTACTTCCAATCTAATATAGCTTCAACCTTCCTGGGATCTACGCGAATACCCTTAGCTGATACCATGTGACCTAAAAAATcacttctttcaaccaaaattcacatttactaagttTGGAAAAAAGTTATTTTTCACGGAGTATCTACAAAACAGCTCTTAAATGCTCATCATGTTTGATTTCTGTCTTGGAGTAAACAAGGATGTCGTCAATGAAAACTACGATGAACAGATCAAGGAAAGGTTGGAAGAcacgattcataagatccatgaaGGCTACTGGTGCATtggtcaacccaaaaggcatgacaagaaactcataatgtccataacgagtcctaaaagcagttttgggaaTATCAGATTCGTTCACTTTgagttggtaatacccagatcttaAATCAATTTTGGAAAAGACAGTTTCACCTctgaactgatcgaataagtcatcaatccttggtagagggtacttattcttgatagttaatttattcagttgccgataatcaacacacaaccgtAAGGTtccatcttttttctttacaaataaaactggtgtaCCCCATAGCGAAACACTGGGTCTAAAAAACCATTATCCAATAGTTCATGCAACTACACCTTCAACTCCTTAAGCTCTTTTGGTGTCATGCGATAGGGAGCGATGAACACCGGTGCCATTCCGGGCAACAACTCAATTCCATATTCCACTTCCCTCTCTGGAGGTAACCCTGGCAGTTCATGAGGAAACACATTGGGAAATTCCCTAACAGTATGGATACCTTCAACTACAAGGTCAACGAAGCTTGCATATCAGACATAAGCCAAAAACGCTTCATACCCTTTTCGAACCATCTTTTCTGCTACTAAAGTAgagattatgtaacacccctaactcgtatccgtcaccaTAATatggttacgagacattactgatcaaagcacaacatataatatacatttctcatacaatattcaatttcacataaatatcaaactaacataatcatattgtcccttataaggttctacaagaccataaaacatgcttagaagtggttcggcaCTAAACCAAtaccatttgaaaactttgagaaacttataaaaatttcaaacatttaagggtcacacgcccgtgtgaacaagctgtgtgcctcacatggcctcAGACACACCCGCTAGgtcatgtgaaaatagggcatacatactgacttgcactacACGGTCGGAGACATactcgtgtgccttggccgtaggAAATTtggagaggttactgacttgggtcacacggctggccacacgcccatgtgccattctatatgtcacacacggccagtagacacacctgtgtgtctaggctatgtcattcctgtagggtatactgacttgattCGAAgggctaccctaggggacacacggccatatagcatgaccgtgtgtcacacacggctgaggcacacgcccgtgtttctacccgtgtggacaaaataagctatttgcaaagccaatttgccaccattTTCTCATGCAATCCTAGcaatcaaaatggtaccatttcaatacatttataggtagccaaaacatgccaattcataacAATTCATGCCAATTTAtaatcaaccatttcactactcaaatccataacaaaaaacataccaaatcaatatgccacaatcatcaaactcacgtaacttctaaatgcatttttatcacttttccatcaactaaatcatgcttctcaaacatatCCATTCATCATCTATAAAtgataccaaaatataccattcttcaagcattaatacatcaatttataACTAGCCAAATGAGCAACCATTTAGCCATATTAACAACCATGGTAAACATGCCAAATCACAAGGTAATTTAtaaatcacatatatcacttatcaaacacataattcaagtgaacttaaatggccatacacactatcatttacaagccaaatctcatggctaatattatatctcaaaacttatcatcaaactactagcctatacatgccatataccataagcttcaaaagtaccaacaagatgatcgatagtgtgatgacgtttcttgacgatccccgagtctgagctagcttcgataatctaaaaaaaataaggaaagaacacacaaagtaagctataaaagcttagtaagccatatacaaataaagtcatcatatgaataattgcatatcaattcaaatatgctaagcataaCTAAACATatacaagttcacaaacctttctcattgtacacatattcaatatcataattgaattcatcagaTATTTCCTTTTTAATACTCGTATCAATCTCGTACGTActtgagtcacttaactcattctatattctttctcgacttgactttgcctgttgaaccattcagaatcgttaaggatactcggcaaTCGCATATAActtgtacaatgccatatcctagatatagtcatacatgttatcacatatcgatgccactgtcctagacagggtcttacacgaaatcaaataacgatgcctatgtcccagacatggtcttacacgtaatcacaatacaatgccaatgtcctatacatgctcttacatgtaatcacatctcaataacctaatgtcatgacatttgtattctatactattcctaaggttcgtacggaaCTTTCAGATGTCATAACTCTGTCGATTCTTACTCGTATTTGCTCGTCCAACATTCATAGAaattcaatgacaattaaacatgtataattcaatttaaagacatttatttgcatataaacttacctcgtattaggGATTGATGTATCAGtcaactattcaacaactttcgatTTCTCCCGATCAAAACCCGTTTTCTTTCTTTtaggatctatatgaattcacaattaaatcatttaattcctattcattcaatttcatccaaaaatacctattttggcatttttaaactttagcccctaaagtttcacatttattcaatttagtccttatttcataaatacacaaaattcatgaaatttcattaaaaccaagctagccgaatttcatataggttcctagcagcccatattttttatttatttcacatttcaacaccttaatttacaaatttctcaaattaatccctaatatgcatttttactaaaaatcactttacgaaacatgtatatcaaacaccaaccTTTCATTTTTCATCTTCAAACACTCAAAAacacatagattcatcaatggaaactcataATATCTTtaacaaatttgaaaattaaagcacgggctagctagtactcaaagcaacgattaaaaaacatagaaatcattgaaAACGGAAGAAAAACCAACCTTCAATTGAGCGTCAACatggccgaaccctaaaacatCATCTTTGGCTTCTTTTCTTTGATGTTCGGTTATAAATGAAGGAAAATAAAGATGAaaatgcttttgttttatttaatataacttaattaaccaatttacaattttaaccttaatataaaacatttaataacatccatttaatgcccatttatgtccactgtgacagcccaaaattgaccctagtcgggaagtggtttcgagaccgctaaatcgagtcaccgaaatgtttgaacgtaatatttattgtctagaatatgtaattaggaatgtgtgaaaatttcaagcttcgatttagtcgattgcatgtgaattcagttagtaggactcgtgtgacacttttg is part of the Gossypium arboreum isolate Shixiya-1 chromosome 5, ASM2569848v2, whole genome shotgun sequence genome and harbors:
- the LOC108451170 gene encoding uncharacterized protein LOC108451170 — translated: MAPYEAFYGRKYRSPLCWTEVGERKLIGLELVTETEDKIRLIQERLKAGSDRQKSYADLKRKDIEFNVGDFVFLKYQSDPSHIVPVEEIEVRPDLSFEEELVQILERETKVLR